The proteins below come from a single Azospirillum sp. B510 genomic window:
- a CDS encoding dihydrodipicolinate synthase family protein, giving the protein MAQRIDGIIPVMLTPFTDAGEIDRPGLARLIDWYLANGADALFAVCQSSEMQFLSLEERVELAKFVVETVAGRVPVVVSGHISDDLDAQVAELAAMAATGGDALVLVTNHLDPKNEGTAAFRHHLTHLLERLPRDIPLGLYECPAPYRRLLSDEELRLCIDTGRFVLLKDVSCDLDTVKRRLAIAEGSGLAIINANAAIARDAMRAGSPGFTGVFTNIHPDLYRWMRLSGDRHPELAEELATFLVVAAVSESLGYPAFAKMYHQRLGTFGSIRCRVIQYDVRERFWALDAVLDKVVAGTDAFRARIAALPAA; this is encoded by the coding sequence ATGGCGCAGCGCATTGACGGCATCATCCCGGTGATGCTGACCCCCTTCACCGATGCCGGCGAGATCGATCGTCCGGGGCTGGCCCGCCTGATCGACTGGTATCTGGCCAATGGCGCCGATGCCCTGTTCGCCGTCTGCCAGTCGAGCGAGATGCAGTTCCTGTCGCTGGAGGAGCGGGTGGAGCTGGCGAAGTTCGTCGTCGAAACCGTCGCCGGCCGCGTGCCGGTGGTGGTGTCGGGCCACATCAGCGACGATCTCGACGCCCAGGTCGCGGAGCTGGCGGCGATGGCGGCCACCGGTGGGGACGCTCTGGTGCTGGTGACCAACCATCTCGACCCGAAGAACGAGGGGACGGCGGCGTTCCGCCATCACCTGACCCATCTGCTGGAGCGGCTGCCGCGCGACATCCCGCTGGGGCTCTATGAATGCCCGGCGCCCTACCGCCGGCTGTTGAGCGACGAGGAGCTGCGGCTGTGCATCGACACCGGCCGCTTCGTCCTGCTGAAGGATGTCAGCTGCGACCTCGACACGGTGAAGCGCCGTCTGGCGATCGCCGAAGGTTCCGGCCTCGCCATCATCAACGCCAACGCCGCCATCGCGCGCGACGCCATGCGGGCGGGGTCGCCCGGCTTCACCGGCGTGTTCACCAACATCCATCCCGATCTCTATCGCTGGATGCGGCTGTCGGGCGACCGCCATCCCGAACTGGCGGAGGAGCTGGCGACCTTCCTGGTGGTGGCCGCGGTGTCGGAAAGCCTGGGCTATCCGGCCTTCGCCAAGATGTATCACCAGCGGCTCGGCACCTTCGGGTCGATCCGCTGCCGGGTGATCCAGTATGACGTGCGCGAACGCTTCTGGGCGCTCGACGCCGTGCTCGACAAGGTCGTCGCCGGCACCGACGCCTTCCGCGCCAGGATCGCGGCCCTGCCGGCCGCCTGA
- a CDS encoding LacI family DNA-binding transcriptional regulator: MPAMSKREPKPAHAPRAPRAVDVAAAAEVSTATVSRVFNSPEKVAPAIRERVLATARAMGWMPHAAGSALARRRSSIVGAVIPTLDNEVFAAQVGAMQAAFAERGITLLLSCFNYNQDQAVHDVQAMLARGVEALAIVGEAHRPELFSSIQARRIPYVVTYTHRPDSPHVCVGFDNRQAFHAITRHLLDLGHETIGVIIQPTAGNDRVTARLDGIREALAERGLGIRPQHLREGEWSIDFGRRSVRAILASDPAPSAVICGNDYLAIGALLEARAMGLTVPRDLSITGFDDVAISRQLDPPLTTMQVDNHRIGRRAADYLLACLDGDEPAAIPPLVPTLIPRGTTGAPTRSTPPAASRTV, translated from the coding sequence ATGCCAGCGATGTCGAAGCGCGAGCCGAAGCCAGCACATGCGCCCCGCGCGCCCCGCGCGGTGGACGTCGCCGCGGCGGCGGAGGTGTCGACCGCGACCGTTTCGCGCGTCTTCAACAGTCCGGAGAAGGTCGCCCCGGCGATCCGCGAGCGGGTGCTGGCCACCGCCAGGGCGATGGGCTGGATGCCGCATGCCGCCGGCAGCGCGCTGGCGCGGCGGCGCAGTTCCATCGTCGGCGCGGTGATTCCCACCCTCGACAACGAGGTTTTCGCCGCCCAGGTCGGGGCGATGCAGGCCGCCTTCGCCGAACGCGGCATCACGCTGCTGCTGAGCTGCTTCAACTACAACCAGGATCAGGCGGTGCACGACGTGCAGGCCATGCTGGCCCGCGGGGTGGAGGCGCTGGCCATCGTCGGCGAGGCCCACCGGCCGGAGCTGTTCAGCAGCATCCAGGCGCGGCGCATTCCCTATGTCGTCACCTATACCCATCGGCCGGACAGCCCGCATGTCTGCGTCGGCTTCGACAACCGGCAAGCCTTCCACGCCATCACCCGCCACCTGCTCGACCTCGGCCATGAGACCATCGGCGTCATCATCCAGCCGACCGCCGGCAATGACCGCGTCACCGCCCGCCTGGACGGGATAAGGGAGGCGCTGGCCGAACGCGGGCTCGGCATCCGGCCGCAGCATCTGCGGGAGGGGGAATGGAGCATCGATTTCGGCCGGCGGAGCGTGCGCGCCATCCTGGCGAGTGATCCGGCGCCGAGCGCGGTGATCTGCGGCAACGATTATCTGGCGATCGGCGCCCTGCTGGAAGCGCGGGCCATGGGGCTGACGGTGCCGCGGGACCTGAGCATCACCGGCTTCGACGATGTCGCCATCAGCCGCCAGCTCGATCCGCCGCTGACCACCATGCAGGTCGACAATCACCGGATCGGCCGCCGCGCCGCCGATTACCTGCTCGCCTGCCTGGACGGGGACGAGCCGGCGGCGATCCCGCCGCTGGTGCCGACCCTGATCCCGCGCGGCACGACGGGCGCGCCGACCCGCTCGACACCGCCCGCCGCTTCCCGGACGGTGTAA
- a CDS encoding TRAP transporter small permease, whose translation MGRFIDGYVFVLKVMIVACLAGMLVLVFGNVVLRYGFNSGITVSEELSRLLFVWMTFMGAVVALHRHGHLGMDTMVALLPRAGRLVCFCVSHLLMIYATGLLLGGSWDQTLINLSVAAPATGLSMGFFYGAGVLFGVLALVILAVNLVRALAGRLGDDELIMVTESEETIDAPHTASGRPA comes from the coding sequence ATGGGCCGCTTCATCGACGGGTATGTCTTCGTTCTGAAGGTCATGATCGTGGCCTGTCTGGCCGGCATGCTGGTGCTGGTGTTCGGCAACGTCGTGCTGCGCTACGGCTTCAACAGCGGCATCACGGTGTCGGAGGAGCTGTCGCGTCTCCTCTTCGTCTGGATGACCTTCATGGGCGCGGTGGTGGCGCTGCACAGGCACGGCCATCTCGGCATGGACACCATGGTCGCCCTGCTGCCCCGCGCCGGCCGCCTGGTCTGCTTCTGCGTCAGCCATCTGCTGATGATCTACGCCACCGGCCTGCTGCTCGGCGGCAGCTGGGACCAGACCTTGATCAACCTGTCGGTGGCGGCGCCGGCGACCGGCCTGTCGATGGGCTTCTTCTATGGCGCCGGCGTGCTGTTCGGCGTGCTGGCGCTGGTGATCCTGGCCGTCAACCTCGTCCGCGCCCTGGCCGGCCGCCTCGGCGACGACGAGCTGATCATGGTGACGGAGTCCGAGGAGACGATCGACGCCCCGCACACCGCCTCCGGCCGGCCCGCCTGA
- a CDS encoding TetR/AcrR family transcriptional regulator codes for MNSFQEFQARFDLSMEALCARILERHAAAIRVKKPAVAIANLVRIVETTLTLSNRKGFHSMGLRDLAEQSGLSMGALYAHFNGKDTLLMMILGQVVGAVDEVLCRPPEALAGDPAGRLRWLLSTHIYLTEAMHPWFVFAYMEAKAFSKEGRDLAVANELATEKLIADTLDDGMRAGRFRVANVEMTAALIKPLLQDWYVKRAKYRRRGVTPDYYAGEVIDFVEAAIGA; via the coding sequence ATGAACAGCTTTCAGGAATTCCAGGCGCGGTTCGATCTGTCGATGGAGGCCCTGTGCGCCCGCATCCTGGAGCGCCACGCCGCCGCCATCCGCGTCAAGAAGCCGGCGGTCGCCATCGCCAATCTGGTCCGCATCGTCGAGACCACCCTGACGCTGTCCAACCGCAAGGGCTTCCATTCCATGGGCCTGCGCGACCTCGCCGAGCAGTCGGGGTTGAGCATGGGCGCGCTCTATGCCCATTTCAACGGCAAGGACACGCTGTTGATGATGATCCTGGGGCAGGTGGTCGGCGCGGTCGACGAGGTGCTGTGCCGCCCGCCGGAGGCGTTGGCCGGGGATCCCGCCGGCCGGCTGCGCTGGCTTCTGTCCACCCACATATACCTGACCGAGGCGATGCACCCCTGGTTCGTCTTCGCCTATATGGAGGCCAAGGCGTTTTCCAAGGAGGGGCGCGATCTCGCGGTGGCGAACGAGCTGGCGACGGAAAAGCTGATCGCCGACACGCTGGACGACGGGATGCGGGCCGGGCGGTTCCGGGTGGCGAACGTCGAGATGACGGCGGCGCTGATCAAGCCGCTGTTGCAGGACTGGTACGTCAAGCGCGCCAAATATCGCCGCCGCGGCGTGACCCCGGACTATTACGCCGGTGAGGTGATCGACTTCGTCGAGGCGGCGATCGGCGCCTGA
- a CDS encoding TRAP transporter substrate-binding protein, with protein MRNGLQAFLAGAVTAGMLLFSGAGNTAEIGARTMKLASTGADGSPLALGMAKFAEIVKEKSGGKIKVQLFTNGVLGGDVQMISALQGGIVEMTVLNAGLLSSLDDNFVLVDLPFQFDSPKVADAVMDGAVGKTLLDKLSPKGLVGLGYWELGFRQLTNSRRPITSVEDIAGLKIRVVQSPIYLDLFNTLGANAVPLPFPEVYTALESKAVDGQENPAPSILTAKLNEVQKYLTLSNHMYNPQAVLVGAKFWAKLNEDERKLIQDATLEARDYERRVSREQAGKAVEELKAKGMTVTELAPAELEKFRAKIRPVVEKFAQKVDPALMAQAQAEIAKARAAQ; from the coding sequence ATGCGCAACGGTCTTCAGGCATTTCTGGCGGGCGCCGTCACGGCGGGCATGCTGCTGTTCAGCGGCGCCGGCAACACGGCGGAGATCGGCGCACGCACCATGAAGCTGGCGAGCACCGGGGCCGACGGGTCGCCGCTGGCGCTGGGCATGGCGAAGTTCGCCGAGATCGTGAAGGAGAAGAGCGGCGGCAAGATCAAGGTCCAGCTCTTCACCAACGGCGTGCTGGGCGGCGACGTGCAGATGATCTCGGCCCTGCAGGGTGGCATCGTCGAGATGACGGTGCTGAACGCCGGGCTGCTGTCCAGCCTGGACGACAATTTCGTTCTGGTCGATCTGCCCTTCCAGTTCGACTCGCCCAAGGTCGCGGACGCCGTGATGGATGGCGCGGTGGGCAAGACCCTGCTGGACAAGCTGTCGCCCAAGGGTCTGGTCGGGCTCGGCTATTGGGAGCTCGGTTTCCGCCAGCTGACCAACAGCCGGCGTCCCATCACCTCGGTCGAGGACATCGCCGGTCTGAAGATCCGCGTCGTGCAGTCGCCGATCTATCTCGACCTGTTCAACACGCTGGGCGCCAACGCGGTGCCGCTGCCCTTCCCCGAGGTCTACACCGCGCTGGAGAGCAAGGCGGTCGACGGTCAGGAGAACCCGGCCCCCAGCATCCTGACCGCCAAGCTGAACGAGGTGCAGAAGTACCTGACGCTCAGCAACCACATGTACAACCCGCAGGCCGTGCTGGTCGGCGCCAAGTTCTGGGCCAAGCTGAACGAGGACGAGCGCAAGCTGATCCAGGACGCCACGCTGGAGGCCCGCGATTACGAGCGCCGGGTGTCGCGCGAGCAGGCTGGCAAGGCGGTGGAGGAACTCAAGGCCAAGGGCATGACCGTCACCGAGCTGGCCCCGGCGGAGCTTGAGAAGTTCCGCGCCAAGATCCGACCGGTGGTCGAGAAGTTCGCTCAGAAGGTCGATCCCGCGCTGATGGCCCAGGCCCAGGCCGAGATCGCCAAGGCGCGCGCCGCCCAGTGA
- a CDS encoding TRAP transporter large permease subunit — protein MTVTVFLGSLLGAMAIGTPIAFALLLCGVALMFHLDLFDAQIVAQNVVNGADSFPLVAVPFFMLAGEVMNAGGLSRRIVAVAMALVGHIRGGLGYVAILASCILASLSGSAVADAAALSALLVPMMVRAGHDKARSCGLIAAGGIIAPIIPPSIGFILFGVAANVSITKLFLAGIMPGLMLGLGLVAAWWLVVRSEDLTPSPRATRSEIAAAVKDGFWALMLPGIIIFGLKFGIFTPTEAAAVAATYALFVAVVVYRELKPSQLFDLFAAAATTTAVVMFLVAAAMVSAWMITIANLPAQVGDLLEPFMGSPTLLMAAIMVLVVIVGTAMDMAPTILILTPVLMPVIKQAGIDPVYFGVLFIINNAIGLITPPVGTVLNVVAGVSKISMGNLMRGVWPFMAAQLIVLALLVLFPSLVLVPARWFAG, from the coding sequence ATGACCGTCACCGTCTTTCTCGGCTCGCTGCTGGGGGCCATGGCCATCGGCACGCCGATCGCCTTCGCGCTGCTGCTGTGCGGTGTCGCGCTGATGTTCCATCTCGACCTGTTCGACGCCCAGATCGTGGCGCAGAACGTCGTCAACGGCGCCGACAGCTTCCCGCTGGTCGCCGTGCCCTTCTTCATGCTGGCGGGCGAGGTGATGAATGCCGGCGGCCTGTCGCGGCGCATCGTCGCCGTGGCGATGGCGCTGGTCGGCCATATCCGCGGCGGGCTCGGCTATGTCGCCATCCTCGCCTCCTGCATCCTCGCCAGCCTGTCGGGGTCGGCGGTGGCCGATGCCGCCGCCCTGTCGGCGCTGCTGGTGCCGATGATGGTGCGGGCCGGTCATGACAAGGCGCGCTCCTGCGGGCTGATCGCCGCCGGTGGCATCATCGCGCCGATCATCCCGCCCTCGATCGGCTTCATCCTGTTCGGCGTGGCCGCCAACGTGTCGATCACCAAGCTGTTCCTGGCCGGCATCATGCCGGGCCTGATGCTGGGCCTGGGGCTGGTCGCCGCCTGGTGGCTGGTGGTCCGCAGCGAGGATCTGACCCCGTCGCCGCGCGCGACGAGGAGTGAGATCGCGGCGGCGGTGAAGGACGGCTTCTGGGCGCTGATGCTGCCGGGCATCATCATCTTCGGCTTGAAGTTCGGCATCTTCACCCCGACCGAGGCGGCGGCGGTGGCCGCGACCTACGCGCTGTTCGTCGCCGTGGTGGTCTATCGCGAGTTGAAGCCTTCCCAGCTGTTCGATCTGTTCGCCGCGGCGGCCACCACCACGGCGGTGGTGATGTTCCTGGTCGCCGCCGCCATGGTGTCGGCCTGGATGATCACCATCGCCAATCTGCCGGCCCAGGTCGGCGACCTGCTGGAACCCTTCATGGGCAGCCCGACCCTGCTGATGGCCGCCATCATGGTGCTGGTGGTGATCGTGGGAACGGCGATGGACATGGCGCCGACCATCCTGATCCTGACGCCGGTGCTGATGCCGGTGATCAAGCAGGCCGGCATCGATCCGGTCTATTTCGGCGTCCTGTTCATCATCAACAACGCCATCGGCCTGATCACGCCGCCGGTCGGCACCGTGCTGAACGTGGTGGCCGGCGTGTCGAAGATCAGCATGGGCAACCTGATGCGCGGCGTCTGGCCCTTCATGGCCGCCCAGTTGATCGTGCTGGCGCTGCTGGTGCTGTTCCCGTCGCTGGTGCTGGTCCCCGCCCGCTGGTTCGCCGGCTGA